A portion of the Bombina bombina isolate aBomBom1 chromosome 11, aBomBom1.pri, whole genome shotgun sequence genome contains these proteins:
- the LOC128641601 gene encoding olfactory receptor-like protein OLF1: MALGSSLDNHTDFLILGFQTLYQFRIVLFTSFLILYILTVSGNLIIFVLIMSSNLLTSPMYFFLCNLSLSESLFTTNIAPNMLEVLLRNGSTMTIPGCFLQFYLFGLFAVNESFLLTVMSYDRFLAICNPLHYASVMNTYTCRYLTTCCWLGAFLIMLVTLSFMSRLKFCKQNMIDHFFCDIAPVLKLSCSDTTTIEMVISLLSSAATLFPFLFIIVTYGCIIRAIFRIPSSKGKEKAFSTCSSHLGVVTTYYTTLIMVYVVPTQGHSLIVNKCLSLLYTVVTPLVNPVIYTLRNKEIKIAFRRKLEILNQHIYSLYK; the protein is encoded by the coding sequence GGTTCAAGCTTAGACAATCATACTGATTTCCTGATCCTGGGATTCCAGACCCTTTATCAATTCAGGATAGTTCTCTTTACTTCATTCCTTATACTTTATATTCTGACTGTATCTGGAAACCTCATCATTTTTGTATTGATCATGTCCAGTAATCTATTGACTTCTCCTATGTATTTCTTTCTTTGTAACCTCTCATTATCTGAAAGTTTATTCACCACTAACATTGCCCCAAACATGCTGGAGGTTCTACTGAGAAATGGGTCCACTATGACCATCCCTGGATGTTTCTTACAGTTTTATCTGTTTGGTTTATTTGCTGTTAATGAAAGCTTTCTTCTTACAGTAATGTCGTATGACAGATTCTTGGCCATCTGTAACCCCTTACATTATGCCTCTGTAATGAACACTTACACCTGCCGTTACTTGACAACTTGCTGCTGGTTGGGAGCCTTTCTAATAATGTTAGTTACATTAAGTTTTATGTCTAGACTAAAGTTCTGCAAACAAAACATGATTGACCATTTCTTTTGTGATATTGCTCCCGTTTTGAAGCTCTCGTGTTCAGACACCACCACCATTGAAATGGTGATCTCATTGCTCTCTTCTGCCGCCACCCTCTTCCCATTCCTATTTATTATAGTCACCTACGGATGTATCATTAGAGCAATTTTCAGAATCCCATCATCTAAGGGGAAAGAGAAAGCTTTCTCCACCTGCAGTTCCCATCTGGGTGTAGTTACCACTTATTATACTACTTTGATTATGGTTTATGTGGTACCTACCCAAGGTCACTCATTGATAGTGAATAAGTGTCTATCACTTCTTTACACAGTGGTCACACCATTGGTGAATCCCGTGATATACACTTTAAGGAATAAGGAGATCAAAATAGCTTttagaagaaaactggaaatttTAAATCAACATATTTATTCACTGTACAAGTAA